A region of the Acidobacteriota bacterium genome:
GCCCCCGGCGGAGCCCCCGCGGGTGCCGCAATATCCCCCCCGCGCCATCCTGGAGCACGAACTGGAGACGCTCGGTTTCCTCCTCAGCCGCCACCCGCTCGCCCTCTACGCGCGGCCGCTGTCGCGGTGCGGATGCGTGCGGGGGGCCGATCTCGCGAAACATGCGGGGAAGCGGGTGACCACGGCGGGCTGGTGGGTGACGGGGAAACTCATCACCACCCGGGACGACGAGCCGATGGAGTTCATCAGTTTCGAGGACACCAGCGCCCTGTACGAAACCGTCTTCTTTCCGGAAGCCTACGCCCGTTTCTGCCACATGCTGAACCGTTCCCGCCCCTACCTGCTCGGCGGCACGGTTCAGGAGGAGTTCGGCGCGGTCACGCTCGCCGTCGACTCGGTGCGGTTTCTTTAGCCCTGTCCCGCGGTTGACGGTTCGGGATCGGACGGACCCGGGTATAATAAAAAAAGATATGCGGAAACATAATGGAGGACGGATGATGAACGGAACCTTGATGCTGCGGGGCCTGGCGGTCGCCGCTCTTGCCGGGCTGCTTGTCCCGGCGGGCGCCGAGGCGCAGAAGACATTCGCCGGGGATTCCTTCGAGACTTCGGGCGGAGAACTGAAAATCACCTTTATCGGGCACGGGACGCTGATGCTGACATACGCGGGCAAGGTGATCCACGTCGATCCCGTGTCGATGTACGCCGATTACGCGACGATGCCCAAGGCGGACCTGGTCCTGGTCACGCACGAACATGGCGACCACCTGGACGCCAAAGCGGTCGCGGCCGTCAGCACCTCCCGCACCGTCGTGGCCGCCAACGAAAAGGCGGCGGGATCGCTCGGCGGCGCGGTCGTGATGAAGAACGGGGACGCGCGCACCCTGGCCGGCATCCCCGTCGAGGCGGTCCCCGCGTACAATTTCGAGAAGGCGTTCCACCCCAAGGGGAACGGCAACGGCTACGTCCTCACCTTCGGCGACCGGCGCGTCTACATCGCCGGGGACACGGAAAACGTTCCCGAGATCAAGAAACTGGAGGGGATCGACATCGCCTTCCTGCCGATGAACCAGCCCTTCACGATGACGCCCGAACAGGTCGCCGACACGGCGCGCTCCCTGCGGCCCCGGGTGCTGTACCCCTATCATTTCGGGGAGACGGACACCTCGAAACTGGTGGAACTGTTGAAGGGCGAGGAGGGGATCGACGTCCGGATCCGGCAGCTGCAGTAGGCGCCGGGCGAGGGGCAGCGCCGCCGGGACCGCCCGGGGAGGGCGGTCCCGGCGAACGGGTTTACTTCAGTTCCTGCTCCGCTTTCTGGATGACGTTGTTGATGCCCGTCAGCGAGCCGCGGTGACTGCTCTTCCAGAGTTTTTCCAGGTTCTGCCTCGCCGCCGAGGCCACCGACCCCTTGATCACGTAGGCCTTGGCGAAATTCAGCATGGCCGGGGCGGTCTTGCCCGACTGCCAGTAGGCCAGCCCCAGGTGGTAGTAGGCGGTGTCGTTTCTCTTGTAATAACCGACCGATTTGTCCAGGTTGCTGATCGCCGAGGCGTAGCTCTGGTTCTGGTAGGCCGATATTCCGATCGTGTAGTAGGCCGTGGCGTAATAACTGTCGGTGGCCTTTTTCCAGTCGCCGGCGCTCACCGCCGCCGGTTTTTCCGCTTTCGGAAGGGAGCTGACCGTCATCCTGGCGTATTTGTTCGCCTTGGCCATGTCCTGGGTGGAGAGAAAATGGCGCGTCAGCCCGTCCGAGATCTCGTAGAAGCTCGTATCTTTGGCCAGGGCGCGCTCCCCCCACTGGACGAACTTGGCCTGGTTTCCCAGCTGCTGGTAGGCCCTGGCGAGGGCGTGGGCCAGCTGGGCGCTCGGCTTGGCCGCGTAGGCCTTTTCTCCGAAGGTGGCGAAACCCTTGGTGTTGTCGGTTTTCGAATAGGCCTCGGCCATGGCGGCGAAGGTGAAATCGTCATCGGGCACGCCTGCCAGGAATCTGTTGCCCAGGGTGATGATCTGCGCGTAGTCTCCCTCCTGCCCCAGGTTCACGATGAGAGTCTGGTACTCGGCCATCACGTGCTCGCGCAGGCTCGTCTTGGGGTTTTCCTTGAGGAATTGCGCGGCCTTGTCCACCTTGGCCGCGGCGTCGGCCGTGGCCTTGATATCCTCGTAGCTCTTGTATTGCGCCTCGGTATAATCCTGCGCCTGCTGCGCCGCTGCCGGCATGACGGC
Encoded here:
- a CDS encoding MBL fold metallo-hydrolase gives rise to the protein MLRGLAVAALAGLLVPAGAEAQKTFAGDSFETSGGELKITFIGHGTLMLTYAGKVIHVDPVSMYADYATMPKADLVLVTHEHGDHLDAKAVAAVSTSRTVVAANEKAAGSLGGAVVMKNGDARTLAGIPVEAVPAYNFEKAFHPKGNGNGYVLTFGDRRVYIAGDTENVPEIKKLEGIDIAFLPMNQPFTMTPEQVADTARSLRPRVLYPYHFGETDTSKLVELLKGEEGIDVRIRQLQ